From one Nothobranchius furzeri strain GRZ-AD chromosome 2, NfurGRZ-RIMD1, whole genome shotgun sequence genomic stretch:
- the LOC129152300 gene encoding N-acylneuraminate cytidylyltransferase: MFCKVSGCLTDGRICLTASGEDMVSIHTKDTTGIRKLQKDDVEVLLLTSSEDPVAQLLADKLKKLTGCEVMQVGEDPLSDVLPVVKERNLDWKDVAYMGNDTADSSCLNLAGLSAVPADASPDAANAAKYTCRLHGGAGAVWEFAEHVLLQKEKAKSQMKQDRIDRTNF; this comes from the exons ATGTTCTGCAAGGTTTCTGGGTGTTTAACAGATGGGAGGATATGTCTGACTGCATCTGGAGAGGACATGGTGTCCATCCACACCAAAGACACCACAGGAATCAGGAAGCTGCAGAAAGATGATGTAGAG GTGCTGCTGCTGACCTCTAGTGAGGACCCTGTGGCCCAGTTGTTAGCAGATAAGCTGAAGAAGCTAACGGGGTGTGAGGTCATGCAGGTGGGAGAGGACCCACTAAGTGATGTGTTGCCAGTCGTGAAGGAGAGGAATCTGGACTGGAAAGATGTAGCTTACATGG GTAACGACACAGCTGACAGCAGCTGTCTGAATCTGGCGGGTTTGAGTGCAGTTCCTGCAGACGCTTCACCAGACGCCGCCAACGCTGCCAAGTACACCTGCCGCCTCCATGGGGGGGCGGGAGCCGTGTGGGAGTTTGCAGAACACGTTCtcctgcagaaggagaaggcaaagTCCCAGATGAAGCAAGACCGAATCGACCGCACCAACTTCTGA